A single region of the Anaerostipes rhamnosivorans genome encodes:
- a CDS encoding ACT domain-containing protein — MEIKLLEQDFSICKLKDFSQADLSRDFCFVGKTDQENSLVCPTEYIPQNIIEKEDGWKAFRIQGILDFSLIGILADISGLLAENKIGIFVISTYNTDYILTKTENFQKAVSVLRENGYIIV, encoded by the coding sequence ATGGAAATTAAATTACTTGAGCAGGATTTTTCCATCTGCAAACTGAAGGATTTTTCACAAGCGGATTTAAGCCGGGATTTTTGCTTTGTAGGCAAAACGGATCAGGAGAATTCCTTGGTGTGCCCCACAGAATATATACCCCAAAATATTATTGAAAAAGAGGATGGATGGAAAGCATTCCGGATACAAGGAATACTTGATTTTTCTCTGATCGGCATTCTGGCAGACATTTCTGGTCTGCTGGCTGAAAACAAAATCGGCATTTTTGTTATCTCTACCTATAACACAGATTATATTCTGACAAAGACTGAAAATTTTCAAAAAGCTGTCTCTGTGCTGAGGGAAAATGGGTACATTATCGTGTAA